aaacaaaaatctATAGTATTTGTATGATCCACATTTACCACAATCACAAGCAAATAGAAAGTAAAAGCAATGATTTCTTTGAATCACTTTATATGGTGCATATTGGAtcacaaatatcattttttttttattttaatgtttgatgATATTCTTGGATTGGTTTtagtttctagtttttattttttaacttagttTTCACTTGTTAAAGtattaaattgatgatttttatgtattttttaattattttaatgtgcagatattaaaaataaaaaaatattattttaataaatttttaattaaaaatagttttaaaaaacatcttgcACTATATTACCACACACACTAATCACATTgaaattaaagtatttataagattttacTTAACACAAGTATGAGTTTTGAATCTACATTTTATTAACTATTATATTAATCCATTGATACAAGATAATTTGAATGATATTTGATATAActtctataaattaatttaaattgtttatttaaatcttgaataaaaaaattataaatatatttgattcaaataaatttttgacttgaataaaaaagatagtTACAAGACTCAaatttttagtttagaaaacTTTGACTCATTTTTTTCTAACTGTTACTAccttcaattattttatcaaaaataaatattttgagttcattttttattaaatatatttttttattcatttttattagaAGCTATTtagttatgatttaaaatttatttttattattattgtcaaaaACACTCTTAATAATATTACATTTAAACCCATTATAGCGATTGCGAGGTTAGGTTATTAGGTACTTCATGTaattatcaaaatcatataaaaatagtatGGTAATGAAACCCGTTAAACTTAAAACTGAGGTAGAATCATGTTTTGGAACCACGGAACTGTGCAAATGAATGAACTTTTTGTAACCAGAATcatgttatttatatttggaGGATATATATTCTCAACATAAGTgttggtttgatttgattgaaaatttttgcTACAAACTGCCCCTTGAGtttgagaaataattttttggttcTAGAGTTTCCTGATCTGCCCTTTACAGGTCAGAACTGAAGTATTTAAAAACTTGGTTTCTGTGTTTTTCGTGTAAACTTAGGTAGTGTTAGAGCGTGTTTATGAGTGtggttattgttattttttaaaatattttttttttttaaaaagtttgataataatattttttattttttaaaaattattttttaaaattagcacattaaaataatataaaaaacataaaaaatatactaattcaaaacaaaaaaaatcaaaaatttttaaaatgcttttgaaacgTAATGCAAAACACGCAATTAAACCTTGTAGCATTTAGGAATGCTGCTCATGAGATTTCTCTTCCTGGTTAAGGTCCTGCTGATCAAGAGCTTGTAGAGAAGCCACTTTTCGAGTCAATAGCTAGATCATTAAGGCCTGGTGGTGTGCTATGTAACATGGCAGAAAGTATGTGGCTTCATACATATCTTATTCAGGATATGATCTCTAAATGCTGTGAAACATTCAAGGGTTCTGTTCGTTATGCCTGGGCAAGTGTTCCAACGTCTCCAAGGTAATGATGAGCTCTATTTCTTTTCATACTTGTTCTTGCTCTTTTCGTCTCAGaaatattttcctaaaaattGTGGGACCAGTGGATACTTCAATCATGCCCGCTTGAAGTATAGTTCTGCAATTAAAACCTTTTGTTGTTTATGCTCAATTCTGAATAATCTCAACTTCATGAACATGAACAGAAGGCCCACCTGTTGATTTCTTGATCTCCTGTCAATCCTATCGAGAAGTTAGAAGGAGCTACCAAGCATAAAAGAGATCTCAAGTACTATAATTCTGATGGTAATAGCTCCGTTTTAAAGTTTGAAATTCAAGTGCATGTCATCTCCTCGCTTCTTCATATCTCTAATGCTCATAGGTTCATTAGGTGAATGTGATGGTTGCTGATGAACAATGTCTTGAATTTTGTGCACTGTTGAATTGCTCCAATCTGGACTAATTGTCTTCATATCTCTAATGTTCATTGGTTCATTAGGTAGAAATGCTTCTTGCTTGGTCAAAGTTCAACTTTATCTGCTCATGGTTTCATTTCCCTACTGTGGTCTTTTTCCTTTGGAAGGATGGTTAAAAACGTAGACATGAGCACAGCTTTTTGCTGTAGCTGGATGAGAGATAAGCAGTGCCTGCAAGAGTTGATTTCTCATGGCCAATTTGGGATCTGCAAAAAccccatatttttattttcttatgttgcATCATGTAAACATAATGATTCTGTCTTGGAATCTTTATTACATTGATGGTAACTGCATTTCACGGATTTTCTCATCTTTAATACTAATTTCTCGACTGGGACTCCCAGGGAGAAATTGAACTGTCGAGTTAAAACTCGCAGAGCTGAATATTGTCTGTGATGCTTTCTGGACAGGTTCTCTCAGCTGCCTTTGCATTGCCAAGATTTTTGAAGAGAGAGGTGAGCTTGCTCCAAGACCAAGGGAGGTGAGCTTACTCCATGATCCCCATCAAAAGGAGACCACACTCCGTAGTTATTTTGTGGCTTTGGCCATTGGATTTTTATTACATCAGCCAGGGACATTATAGGATATTGAACAGAAGTTGCTGAACTCAGGTAATTAGACGctgcaaattcatccaaattCTTTTAAATGGTTAAGATAATTGTATCAGCAGAATCAGGTAACAGAGAAGAGGACTTTGATTCATCAGTTAGTTCTTGCATCTCTTATGACCATTTCTTCGAGAGAGGCATTTCTGGGCTTTTCAAGTGCTAAAGATACGACACCACtctgttttgatataaaatcacTTACAAGCTGTTTAAATAGATGCTATTATTATGTCATAGTTATAtagtcaaattaaaattttaaaacctaaccaaaaaaagaatataaaaataactagaaaaacaaagaacaatctTGAACAACAACTTCTAGGCTCgtgtaaatatgaaaaataattactattacatTTTTAAACACCATCTAGAACCTCTAGATCAACTAATAGGTTCTATAGCAGctgttatgaaattttattgtcAGTGAAGAGGAGTCAAGTTTAGTTGTGGTGAGTAGATGAAGTcgatttttcaaattgagtgaATGATTGTgtgcaaggttgttaaaatcacgattttaacaCGGCACGGAAAGCCGCTCACAAAAtcgaatcgtaaaatcgtaaaaaaatcttaaggaattttaaaatacattaaaaaaaaattcatgcttcaaataaaaattcatacatacttcaagcaccttaaaaataatgctttaaataaaaaacaatgcaggATCTTGCCTTACAGAGCATGAGATTGAAGATGagttataaacaaatcataacaACAGCAAGATGGAGAGTTGAGGATTCTATGATAATTAACTATGAATATATTTGCACGGGGAAGAACGAATGATACCCTCTTTATGTACTTCACTCACTCTGGGCTTAGATGCCATTAAGATCACTACGGGAATGCTTGTCTATTTTTCAGCTTCTTTTCATATTCTTAGGAAAAACCTAGGTAAAATATTTGTTACAAGTCTCATATTCGCTGAAGCTTTTATCATCTTCCTCGACGCATctgatattttttccatcttttttttctctcgtgTTGGATGACGAAGTCTGGCATGGTTTTATTGTGTGACTGATAATAACACAGCAGTTCCAGAAAGCCATTCCAATGCCACATTAATTGGACCACCTTATATGATCATAGCTAGCAAAATGAGCAAACCTGATACCAAATATAGCAACTGATCATAACAGCTCACAAAGGGTACTGTAATTTTCACCTTTCACATTGCATGATGCATCTGTTCTACAATCTTCTTCAAACTAGactagaaaaaaactacaaacatATACAAGTAAATGGAcatttgattttcttctccAGAAAAGATTATAGCGAAAATAGTGGTTGGCTCCACGAAATAGCATTTTTGAGTCGAACTTCACATGTAAACTTCATAACCTTAGTCTAGGAAGCAATTCAGCTTTACTTCACAGTTTCTATTCAAGTTGATCTCAACTTCGACTTTATGACCCTAAGAACGCATCGACCTTAGCATTTGTTCCCCTTGACAAAAACTTCATGCAAATGGGAGGTTTTACTCCTACTAGAGCAAGTATCGCACTAGGCAAAGTCCATATCCCATCCCCGCAAATCAAACCAGAAGCCACTGCTGGCCCAAAAGCATCTGCCTTTGCCTTGTCAATCTTTTCCCAGATAAATAGAATCAAGCTTCCCACACAATGTCGATGGCAAAGTATGAGCCAATATAGAAAGGTGTAGCCATCGCCATTGGATTAGGAATGAACCTAGCCCATTTCTTACCCAATGCATCCTTCATTAAATTTATCAGAATAGCGGCACTGAAGAACCCATAGCAAAGATAGAGGCAATTCTTTGGTAGATACGAGAATCCGTCTACCCCCAATATAGCCATGTTTCGAAATACAGTAGCATTAGGAGCAGGGTATTGACTTCCAGGAATCCCAAGATCCTTGAAGGCCTTGAAAAACagccaaaagacacaaggtgaAATAATGCAACCCATTGCAGTGCCAATTAGTTTACCTCTGTTCTGAGCAGTGAGCACCAAGGTTGAGAGACGCTGTGAGCAGTGAGCACCGAGGCTGAGAGACGCCGTGAGCAGTGAGCAGTTCTCAATCAAACTAACATTAACATCAGTGATCAGATTCAGACTAATAAACGGACAGGGACAAAAAATAAACCCACTTGAAGACTAGAGAAACAAGATAAACGGACAGTGTAACTTACCTCGTGAAGAATGGAGAGACGTCGTTGACTGTTGTTGTTGTGTGGAGCGTGGACTGTGGGCTGTGATTCTCACAATGGCCGGTGGAAAGAACTGAGACAGTGAGACTGAGACTGAAAAATAATGCAGATGAGGGACGACTGATGAATGAGGGCTGTGACGGTGGTTGATTGTTGGCTGAGAGCAAGCTGCAAGAGGAGACTGATTCGGGATGTTAATTTGGGATTTTCAATTTGGGATTTTCAAGAGAAGAGTAGAAGACTGAGCGCGAGAAGACTAGAGCAAGGTTTGCCCGTGAAGGCGtgaattcaat
The sequence above is drawn from the Populus alba chromosome 15, ASM523922v2, whole genome shotgun sequence genome and encodes:
- the LOC118057168 gene encoding LOW QUALITY PROTEIN: probable metal-nicotianamine transporter YSL12 (The sequence of the model RefSeq protein was modified relative to this genomic sequence to represent the inferred CDS: inserted 1 base in 1 codon); the protein is MNKISLSLTVSVLSTGHCENHSPQSTLHTTTTVNDVSPFFTSLIENCSLLTASLSLGAHCSQRLSTLVLTAQNRGKLIGTAMGCIISPCVFWLFFKAFKDLGIPGSQYPAPNATVFRNMAILGVDGFSYLPKNCLYLCYGFFSAAILINLMKDALGKKWARFIPNPMAMATPFYIGSYFAIDXCVGSLILFIWEKIDKAKADAFGPAVASGLICGDGIWTLPSAILALVGVKPPICMKFLSRGTNAKVDAFLGS